A DNA window from Halobacterium sp. DL1 contains the following coding sequences:
- a CDS encoding DNA-binding protein, translated as MTDLIVKSAVKDALDENNVSADFYEALDDEVAELLEDAARRAEANDRKTVQSRDL; from the coding sequence ATGACAGACCTGATCGTCAAATCGGCTGTAAAGGACGCACTCGACGAGAACAACGTTTCGGCGGATTTCTACGAGGCGCTGGACGACGAAGTCGCTGAACTGCTTGAGGATGCTGCGCGACGGGCTGAGGCGAACGACCGGAAGACGGTCCAATCGCGCGACCTGTAA
- a CDS encoding transcription factor TFIIB — protein sequence MSSNYASEKTVSDVQTTTTEQRSRKTTVEREPSGRSACPECEGQVITADEESFCRDCGLVVADEWVDLSPTLNDLGLIGNADQSIETVDPLRTDNGLHTKIGKSTDGHGNPLSNEQWKKFQRLRKWHRRYQFGEKRKRTKRLNEGLRDIEMIGGNLDLPDYVIKMAARYLRSASEARLPGGRMAWEALAGGAVLVAARASPINRDEIDVAVAMYTKAPHERVCAAARKIRCECGFDAPLIRPNAVMEVVDALDNDAIPGARVVRTWRLAQHLMRLGDQVPVGPGTPRLTVAASALYAADRLLPSKHLTQGQVAEASSTVVPTSQNRIARYSRELVNAYKDEHGTDNPGVGLEEERNTLR from the coding sequence ATGTCAAGTAACTACGCGAGCGAAAAGACGGTTTCGGATGTACAGACTACAACTACTGAGCAGCGTAGTCGAAAGACTACAGTTGAGCGCGAGCCGTCGGGACGGTCGGCCTGTCCCGAGTGTGAGGGCCAGGTGATTACTGCAGACGAGGAGTCGTTCTGCAGGGATTGCGGGTTGGTTGTCGCCGACGAGTGGGTCGACCTGAGCCCGACGCTGAACGATCTGGGCCTGATTGGGAACGCCGATCAGAGCATCGAGACGGTGGACCCACTGCGGACGGACAATGGCCTTCACACGAAGATTGGGAAGTCGACTGACGGCCACGGTAATCCCCTGAGCAATGAGCAGTGGAAGAAGTTCCAGCGTCTCCGGAAGTGGCACAGGCGCTATCAGTTCGGCGAGAAGCGCAAGCGGACGAAGCGCCTCAACGAGGGGCTTCGGGACATCGAGATGATCGGTGGCAATCTGGACCTGCCGGACTACGTCATCAAGATGGCGGCGAGATACCTCCGGAGCGCTTCGGAAGCGCGGCTTCCGGGCGGGCGGATGGCCTGGGAAGCACTCGCTGGCGGCGCCGTCCTAGTCGCGGCACGAGCGTCTCCCATCAATCGCGACGAGATCGATGTCGCGGTCGCGATGTACACGAAAGCGCCCCACGAGCGGGTGTGTGCTGCAGCGCGGAAGATTCGGTGTGAATGTGGGTTCGATGCACCACTCATCAGGCCGAATGCCGTGATGGAGGTCGTCGACGCGCTCGATAATGACGCGATCCCCGGGGCGCGCGTCGTGCGGACGTGGCGGCTGGCCCAACACCTGATGAGACTTGGCGATCAGGTGCCGGTCGGGCCGGGGACGCCACGGCTGACCGTCGCGGCGTCGGCGCTGTACGCGGCGGATCGCCTGCTCCCGAGCAAGCATCTCACCCAGGGGCAGGTCGCCGAGGCGTCAAGCACAGTCGTGCCGACGTCCCAAAATCGGATCGCGAGGTACAGTCGTGAACTCGTCAACGCCTACAAGGACGAACACGGCACCGATAACCCGGGTGTCGGCCTCGAGGAAGAGCGAAACACCCTGCGCTGA
- a CDS encoding integrase, translating to MSADTNSETQSNEQADVWLTPDQVDAMRDVAIDTGAKYLRQRNEAIITLLADTGLRNEELTQLTVDMYLRDQGELYLPKEIQKSSHNGRSDWPRSHHLELDIDGRLGTQRSLNSYLDNRWKESPYIFPSRQKEQITTRSVRNLVKRAAVEADVHPYKYENGDFGRGDPDDVHPHVLRHSLAYRLLHERDDDRFDIYFVRNRLRHASLQTTLREYDHFRTI from the coding sequence ATGTCCGCCGATACGAATTCGGAAACTCAGTCGAACGAACAGGCCGACGTCTGGCTCACGCCCGACCAGGTCGACGCGATGCGCGATGTGGCGATCGACACCGGGGCCAAGTACCTCCGACAGCGCAACGAGGCGATCATTACGCTACTCGCAGACACCGGGCTCCGCAACGAGGAACTCACGCAGCTGACGGTCGATATGTACTTGCGTGACCAGGGGGAGCTCTATCTCCCGAAAGAGATCCAGAAATCGAGTCACAACGGCCGCTCAGATTGGCCACGGTCCCACCACCTCGAGCTCGACATCGACGGGAGGTTGGGCACACAACGCTCTCTGAACAGTTACCTCGACAATCGATGGAAAGAGAGCCCCTATATTTTCCCGAGCCGTCAGAAAGAGCAGATCACGACGCGGTCAGTTCGGAATCTCGTCAAACGCGCTGCGGTCGAAGCCGACGTCCATCCCTACAAATACGAGAATGGGGACTTCGGCCGCGGTGATCCCGATGACGTCCACCCCCACGTGCTGCGCCACAGTCTCGCCTATCGGCTCCTGCACGAGCGCGATGACGACCGGTTCGATATCTACTTCGTTCGGAACCGGCTCCGACATGCCTCCCTCCAGACGACGCTCCGGGAGTACGATCACTTCCGCACGATCTAA